The following are encoded in a window of Mycobacterium sp. ELW1 genomic DNA:
- a CDS encoding TniQ family protein, which produces MIEARTPNGRSLLSDLEALSRRQSDADREGPRSFPLRSEPLRGESLYSWLQAYAVRLGVSVGDLYWQMGLEHRSDAGRRLNAQELSPEDVAVISAATGYPAVDIQALTFVHYALTTAEIFGPPARLTTLARWHRVAGSQFCPHCLAASGGRWKLQWLLIWTFACTQHHCLLADRCPTCGHRQGTRPLIGPRPPHPTQCDGPVPGRGKRGARCGTDLEQATVVGLDPGHPALAAQATLSALLDRGVSTWGTYRRHPRPMADVLADIRILGRNILCAVPDKHLDRFVPADLVTEYRRARRHRGIDDHEHPVSAPQWSTGPPIIRAVAISAALQVLGSPDLHAAAAPLAALPGDVDRYDLHRTSLSDDPGTQTASPVLQAIQLIAAEAQLSPVDQLHYRLGTPFPQRPRNDDARRHRLQRCTPSLLWPSWALRLCPSSLYQPSARTALSVALLLVSTTVDVDQAAAMLGNAVTPSNVVFVLWRLKASGCWEDIRTALIRLSDYLDRDGAPIDYDRRRRLDYTGLLPEAQWKTLCRSIRMQPQGLSTARRYLREQVSGVPEAAADDYRAHTIGVRLSEFPRRLTPALSQGLHTCAVNFLAAQGIHDEPVAWEPTIDLAETLDLPGWRIGDIDVTELHRLVRTQRLRLPTIVRRLDVNTGLVRYALERCPAPPRVPRPRTPRVGAPRPGRAYQRAVEALPADRLRELYLDERKSLRSIGAVAGVSDSTVRKLARDYGITMRKPGEKLGHSVDPGWLYTEYITKHRSMNDISHELHMNPVALAAIATQQGIPVRTVGRHTRAELAADHTIPAILIPALIGHGGWERLQRFAVIAQHHRFADAAHALGTTVPTVAGTVQRLERDFRHDLVLRSPVRVTRYGRRVLDAVTELAHRGGP; this is translated from the coding sequence ATGATCGAAGCTCGAACGCCCAATGGCCGATCACTGTTATCGGATCTCGAGGCCCTGTCCCGGCGCCAATCGGACGCCGATCGTGAGGGGCCGCGTTCGTTTCCGCTGCGCAGTGAGCCGCTGCGCGGTGAGTCGCTGTATTCCTGGCTGCAAGCGTACGCCGTGCGGCTCGGTGTATCGGTCGGTGACTTGTATTGGCAGATGGGGCTTGAACATCGGAGCGACGCCGGCAGACGCCTGAATGCCCAGGAATTGAGTCCCGAGGACGTTGCGGTGATCAGCGCTGCCACCGGCTACCCAGCCGTCGACATCCAGGCATTGACCTTCGTGCACTACGCGCTCACCACCGCTGAAATCTTCGGGCCACCGGCTCGGTTGACCACGCTAGCCCGATGGCATCGCGTCGCGGGATCCCAATTCTGCCCGCACTGTCTCGCTGCCAGCGGGGGCAGATGGAAGCTGCAGTGGCTGCTGATCTGGACATTCGCCTGCACCCAACACCATTGTCTACTCGCCGATCGCTGCCCGACCTGCGGTCACCGCCAAGGAACGCGGCCATTGATCGGGCCCAGGCCACCACACCCGACTCAGTGCGACGGCCCGGTTCCCGGTCGAGGCAAACGCGGCGCCCGCTGTGGCACTGATCTGGAACAGGCCACCGTCGTGGGGCTGGACCCTGGCCATCCCGCACTGGCCGCGCAGGCTACCCTGTCCGCCCTCCTGGACCGCGGCGTCTCCACCTGGGGTACCTACCGCCGCCACCCGCGGCCCATGGCAGACGTCCTGGCCGATATCCGCATCCTCGGCCGCAACATCCTCTGCGCCGTGCCAGATAAACACCTCGACCGGTTCGTACCGGCCGATCTCGTCACCGAATACCGCCGAGCACGGCGCCACCGCGGGATAGACGATCACGAACACCCCGTCAGCGCACCCCAGTGGTCCACCGGGCCGCCCATCATCAGAGCCGTGGCCATCTCCGCTGCGTTGCAGGTCTTGGGATCGCCCGATCTTCACGCCGCTGCCGCGCCCCTGGCCGCGCTTCCCGGCGACGTCGACCGCTACGACCTACACCGGACATCCCTGTCCGACGACCCCGGCACCCAAACGGCAAGTCCGGTCCTGCAAGCGATTCAGCTGATCGCCGCCGAAGCGCAACTCAGCCCGGTCGATCAACTCCACTATCGGCTGGGAACCCCATTCCCGCAGCGGCCGCGCAACGACGACGCCCGGCGCCACCGACTACAGAGGTGCACGCCGTCGCTGCTGTGGCCCAGCTGGGCGTTGAGACTGTGCCCGTCGTCGTTGTATCAACCGTCCGCGCGCACCGCGCTGTCGGTCGCTCTTCTGCTGGTGTCGACCACTGTCGACGTCGACCAGGCCGCAGCGATGTTGGGCAATGCAGTAACGCCGTCCAATGTCGTCTTCGTGCTGTGGCGTCTCAAAGCATCAGGATGCTGGGAGGACATCCGAACCGCGCTCATTCGACTCTCCGATTACCTGGACCGCGACGGCGCACCGATCGATTACGACCGCCGCCGCCGGCTCGATTACACCGGCCTGCTGCCTGAGGCGCAGTGGAAGACGTTGTGCCGCAGCATCCGGATGCAGCCGCAAGGGCTATCTACGGCGCGCCGTTATCTGCGTGAGCAAGTGAGTGGGGTACCTGAGGCTGCCGCGGATGATTACCGCGCCCACACCATCGGCGTACGTCTGTCCGAGTTTCCTCGGCGGCTCACTCCCGCACTGTCCCAGGGCCTGCACACCTGTGCAGTGAACTTCCTTGCTGCACAGGGCATCCATGACGAGCCCGTCGCGTGGGAGCCGACAATAGACCTGGCAGAAACACTCGACCTGCCCGGATGGCGTATTGGCGATATCGATGTCACGGAGCTGCACCGGTTGGTCCGCACTCAACGACTGCGGTTACCGACTATTGTGCGACGCCTTGACGTGAACACTGGTCTCGTCCGCTATGCGCTCGAGCGGTGTCCTGCACCACCTCGAGTGCCGAGACCGCGGACACCGCGCGTCGGCGCCCCGCGACCGGGCCGCGCCTATCAGCGCGCCGTGGAAGCGCTGCCCGCGGACCGTCTGCGCGAGCTCTACCTCGATGAGCGAAAGAGCCTGCGCAGCATTGGCGCCGTGGCGGGCGTCAGCGACTCCACGGTGAGGAAGCTTGCCAGGGACTACGGCATCACCATGCGCAAGCCGGGCGAAAAATTAGGCCACTCAGTGGATCCCGGCTGGCTCTACACCGAATACATCACCAAACACCGGTCCATGAATGACATCAGCCACGAACTGCACATGAACCCGGTAGCGCTAGCCGCCATCGCTACTCAACAGGGCATCCCGGTGCGCACCGTCGGCCGCCACACGCGAGCCGAGCTCGCCGCCGATCACACCATTCCCGCCATCTTGATTCCCGCTCTGATCGGACACGGCGGCTGGGAGCGACTGCAGCGCTTCGCAGTGATCGCACAGCACCACCGTTTCGCCGACGCAGCCCACGCGCTGGGAACAACGGTTCCTACGGTCGCCGGCACCGTCCAACGGCTGGAACGCGACTTCAGACACGATCTTGTGCTCCGATCGCCGGTACGAGTCACCCGCTACGGTCGCCGGGTATTGGATGCGGTCACCGAACTCGCACACCGCGGCGGCCCCTAA
- a CDS encoding TniQ family protein: MPDQDSPHSATTTPVRTLPLRVQPVAGESLESWVDALASRHGVTVIDMIQFLNIDPRATRGAAWAEAEADHLAPAAGVAIDTIRAMTWQHLNTTSTTTPDGVSLPVRTFAQPFSRFCPHCLSSTGGRWKLSWRLRAAIACSMHGCLLAEVCPRCRRPQRRHPAYRNCVPHLGHCPNRVHRGHDNQPCDYDLRHTAVKYLPRNHALLIAQRRLDAMIGPPQSHLPIYGADRPPAAAILYDIGFLAALLVAAAPTQTLLAYLDRCWSKPPGGPTAASSSTPRGMLGLASAVAVLSSPNGDHAAASLQQICGGALVVASRHFGEARRSRLTPIVQALTAPIRMVGTTHRHAPATAYRPAHAAEDVAARTADRPPPSAPDDR; the protein is encoded by the coding sequence GTGCCAGATCAGGATTCGCCGCATTCAGCCACGACCACTCCCGTCCGGACGCTGCCGCTGCGTGTGCAGCCGGTCGCGGGGGAGTCCCTCGAATCGTGGGTGGACGCCCTGGCCAGCCGCCACGGCGTGACGGTCATCGACATGATCCAGTTCCTGAACATCGACCCTCGCGCGACGAGGGGAGCGGCGTGGGCCGAGGCCGAAGCTGACCATCTCGCACCAGCCGCCGGGGTGGCAATCGACACGATCCGAGCCATGACATGGCAACACCTGAATACAACCAGCACAACAACACCCGACGGCGTCTCACTGCCAGTGCGCACCTTTGCTCAACCCTTCTCCCGGTTCTGCCCACACTGCCTGAGCAGCACTGGCGGCCGCTGGAAACTGAGCTGGCGACTACGCGCCGCCATTGCCTGTTCGATGCACGGATGTCTACTCGCAGAGGTGTGTCCACGCTGTCGCAGGCCCCAGCGTCGACACCCCGCCTACCGCAACTGCGTTCCCCATCTCGGACACTGCCCCAACCGCGTCCACCGCGGACACGACAACCAGCCCTGCGACTACGACCTACGCCACACCGCCGTGAAGTACCTGCCCCGCAACCACGCACTCCTCATCGCCCAGCGCCGCCTCGACGCAATGATCGGACCACCGCAATCACACCTGCCGATCTATGGAGCCGATCGCCCACCGGCCGCAGCGATCCTGTACGACATTGGCTTCCTCGCCGCCCTGCTCGTGGCGGCCGCGCCCACGCAGACCCTGTTGGCGTATTTGGACAGGTGCTGGTCGAAACCCCCCGGGGGTCCTACAGCAGCCTCGTCGTCAACACCCCGCGGCATGCTGGGATTGGCCTCAGCCGTCGCCGTCCTGTCATCGCCCAACGGCGACCATGCGGCCGCGTCCTTGCAACAGATCTGCGGCGGCGCACTCGTTGTCGCGTCGCGGCACTTCGGAGAAGCCAGACGCTCTCGGCTGACCCCCATCGTGCAGGCCCTCACCGCGCCGATCCGCATGGTCGGCACCACGCACAGACATGCCCCGGCTACGGCGTACAGGCCGGCGCACGCCGCTGAGGATGTCGCTGCGCGCACCGCCGACCGGCCACCACCGTCCGCACCTGACGATCGATGA
- a CDS encoding helix-turn-helix transcriptional regulator has product MPTRPSQNDPDRVAQWEYWREIVGANIRKQRLKAGISQEELALRSGVTRNVLIDVEHGRRGLLYERLFDLADALDIPVSRLLADRR; this is encoded by the coding sequence GTGCCGACCCGCCCCAGTCAAAACGACCCCGATCGGGTCGCACAATGGGAATACTGGCGCGAAATCGTCGGCGCCAACATTCGTAAGCAACGCCTCAAGGCGGGTATCAGTCAAGAGGAACTGGCGTTGCGTTCCGGAGTCACCCGCAACGTCCTCATCGATGTCGAACACGGCCGACGAGGCCTGCTCTACGAGCGGCTCTTTGACCTCGCCGACGCACTGGATATTCCCGTCAGCAGGCTCCTCGCGGACCGCCGATAA
- a CDS encoding squalene cyclase → MTPEGMIAWLMDSGPALLWQVERDILGEAPQVWEATRAKVATEGWGLRLLELQDPDGQWAGGAFFPADYDFDGPEHVEGSQPWTATTWTLNLLREWGLDPAVLRERRTVELLAENSRWEYEDLPDWSGEVDCCITAWTVANGVWLGADITGIIDWFCEHQLPDGGWNCEWEQGSTRSSFHSTLNTLKGLLAFDAATGGADATRAARYAGEEYLLQRNLFRRLTTGDQVGPWVDRLAYPYRWTYSVLNAADYFRQAGHLDNMKPDPRMAEAIAMIRATRQPDGTWLQAGRQPGRVWSRSTHLLDGHRNG, encoded by the coding sequence ATGACGCCTGAGGGCATGATCGCGTGGTTGATGGACTCCGGTCCGGCGCTGCTTTGGCAGGTCGAACGCGACATTCTGGGCGAAGCACCCCAGGTCTGGGAAGCGACACGTGCAAAGGTTGCTACCGAGGGTTGGGGCTTGCGTCTGCTTGAGCTCCAGGATCCGGACGGGCAGTGGGCTGGTGGCGCATTTTTTCCTGCGGACTATGACTTTGACGGCCCTGAGCATGTGGAGGGCAGCCAGCCGTGGACGGCAACGACCTGGACACTCAATCTGCTGCGGGAGTGGGGTCTGGATCCTGCTGTCCTACGGGAGCGCCGCACCGTCGAGTTGCTTGCTGAAAACAGCCGTTGGGAGTACGAGGACTTGCCCGACTGGAGCGGGGAGGTGGACTGCTGCATCACCGCCTGGACGGTCGCCAACGGAGTATGGCTCGGCGCCGACATTACCGGCATCATCGACTGGTTCTGCGAGCATCAGTTGCCTGACGGCGGCTGGAACTGCGAGTGGGAACAGGGCTCCACACGGTCGTCGTTCCATTCGACCCTGAACACGTTGAAAGGCCTGCTCGCCTTCGACGCCGCGACTGGCGGCGCCGACGCGACCCGCGCAGCCCGGTATGCCGGTGAGGAATACCTGCTGCAGCGCAACCTCTTTCGTCGCCTGACAACCGGCGACCAGGTCGGCCCCTGGGTTGACCGGCTCGCCTACCCCTACCGCTGGACCTACAGTGTCCTGAACGCCGCGGACTACTTCCGCCAAGCCGGCCACCTCGACAACATGAAACCCGATCCTCGCATGGCCGAAGCGATCGCAATGATCCGCGCGACACGACAACCCGACGGCACCTGGCTGCAGGCTGGCCGCCAGCCCGGACGAGTGTGGTCGAGATCGACGCACCTGCTGGACGGCCATCGAAATGGCTGA
- a CDS encoding antitoxin Xre/MbcA/ParS toxin-binding domain-containing protein — translation MAATLDRAVEATEIVDALKPFGVTQLDIAAATQVSDRAVRGWRTGDIRPDRYDRLAQLRDLVLLLSDSLTARGVGQWLHAKNRLLSGERPIDLLAKEGYQEVRRAAESFIDGSYV, via the coding sequence ATGGCAGCCACATTGGACCGGGCGGTCGAAGCCACCGAGATCGTCGATGCGCTGAAGCCGTTTGGCGTCACTCAGCTCGATATCGCTGCCGCCACGCAGGTCTCTGACCGTGCTGTGCGCGGCTGGCGAACCGGTGACATACGCCCTGACCGGTACGACCGGCTCGCGCAGCTCCGTGACCTCGTCCTGCTGCTTTCAGACTCCCTTACCGCTCGAGGCGTCGGCCAGTGGCTGCACGCGAAGAATCGCCTCCTCAGCGGCGAGCGCCCTATCGACCTGCTCGCTAAGGAGGGCTACCAGGAGGTTCGTCGCGCGGCCGAATCCTTCATCGACGGTTCCTACGTGTGA
- a CDS encoding NAD(P)-dependent oxidoreductase — MTGAPPTLGFIGLGSQGAPMARALIDAGHDTVLWARRPVSVEPFEGIARIASSAAEVAELADVIGICVRDDDDVIEVALGPKGLLAGITPGTTVLIHSTVHPVICRQLGTRFSEHHAHLLDAPVSGGGQAARAGQLLVMVGGDHDIYQTIAPVLSAFGDPVVHVGALGAGQLAKLLNNLLLTATLGLAHETAEFAGALGVDGAALMGILPHASGRSYAVQMYAGLLGDLRPPSARVRFIADLLGKDVAIAEDLAEHVQGGGLLLSAAHRILTAMGHGPCG; from the coding sequence ATGACCGGGGCGCCGCCGACTCTCGGATTCATCGGCCTCGGAAGCCAAGGAGCGCCGATGGCTCGGGCGTTGATCGACGCCGGGCATGACACCGTGTTGTGGGCTCGCCGGCCCGTTTCAGTTGAGCCCTTCGAGGGCATTGCACGGATCGCCTCCAGCGCGGCTGAAGTCGCCGAACTGGCCGACGTCATCGGCATTTGCGTCCGCGATGACGATGATGTGATCGAGGTGGCGCTGGGCCCGAAGGGACTGCTGGCCGGGATCACCCCGGGAACAACGGTGCTGATCCACAGCACCGTGCATCCGGTCATCTGCCGCCAACTCGGCACGCGTTTCAGCGAACATCATGCTCACCTGCTGGACGCGCCGGTCAGCGGCGGCGGCCAAGCCGCCCGCGCCGGGCAGCTACTCGTGATGGTGGGCGGCGACCACGACATCTACCAAACGATTGCCCCTGTGCTGTCCGCGTTCGGTGATCCCGTCGTGCACGTCGGGGCGCTGGGCGCCGGTCAGCTGGCCAAACTCCTCAACAACCTGCTGTTGACCGCCACGCTGGGCCTGGCCCACGAAACCGCGGAGTTCGCGGGCGCGTTGGGCGTGGATGGGGCGGCTTTGATGGGCATCCTGCCGCACGCCAGCGGACGCAGTTATGCGGTGCAAATGTATGCCGGCCTGCTTGGCGACCTTCGGCCACCATCAGCCCGCGTGCGTTTTATCGCTGACTTGCTCGGTAAGGACGTCGCCATCGCCGAAGACCTCGCCGAACACGTCCAGGGCGGTGGCCTTCTGCTAAGCGCTGCGCATCGGATACTCACTGCGATGGGACATGGTCCGTGCGGGTGA
- a CDS encoding mycofactocin-coupled SDR family oxidoreductase yields MRNASTGRVAGKRVLITGAARGMGRSHALRLAEEGADVILVDICATPAGLEYELATEDELQETADLVAKHGGKTITAVVDVRNAEALASAVTAAADELGGLDAAVANAGVLTAGTWNTTTAEQWRLVTDTNLIGTWNTCAAAIPHLLEQGGGSLINISSAAGIKGSPLHIPYTASKQGIVGMSVALANELAAQNIRVNTVHPTGVWTGMAPPSMLKLIVEDRSDLGPLFGNALPVPMVEAIDVSNAVLYLVSDEARYVTGLQFKVDAGVTIR; encoded by the coding sequence ATGAGAAACGCGTCAACCGGCCGAGTGGCCGGAAAGCGAGTGTTGATCACCGGGGCTGCGCGCGGCATGGGCCGCAGTCACGCACTGCGGCTGGCCGAAGAAGGCGCAGACGTCATCCTCGTCGACATCTGCGCGACTCCCGCTGGGCTGGAGTACGAATTGGCTACCGAGGATGAGCTTCAGGAAACCGCGGACCTGGTCGCCAAGCACGGCGGCAAGACGATCACCGCGGTCGTCGACGTTCGGAACGCCGAGGCCTTGGCATCAGCTGTCACTGCCGCCGCCGACGAATTGGGCGGATTGGATGCCGCCGTCGCCAATGCCGGCGTGCTGACCGCCGGCACGTGGAACACCACAACAGCAGAGCAGTGGCGATTAGTGACCGACACCAACCTCATTGGGACATGGAACACATGCGCGGCAGCAATACCGCACCTGCTTGAGCAAGGCGGCGGCAGCTTGATCAACATCAGCTCCGCAGCCGGGATCAAGGGTAGCCCGCTGCACATTCCTTACACTGCGTCCAAGCAAGGCATCGTCGGCATGAGCGTGGCGCTCGCGAACGAGCTTGCCGCTCAAAACATCCGCGTCAACACCGTCCACCCGACGGGGGTCTGGACCGGGATGGCGCCACCATCCATGCTTAAGCTAATTGTCGAAGACCGTTCGGACCTCGGTCCTCTGTTCGGGAATGCGCTGCCCGTACCAATGGTCGAGGCTATTGATGTGAGTAATGCGGTGCTGTACCTAGTGTCCGACGAAGCGCGATACGTCACCGGTCTGCAGTTCAAGGTCGACGCCGGCGTGACCATCCGATGA
- a CDS encoding mycofactocin-coupled SDR family oxidoreductase, translating into MPGRLEGRVAFITGVARGQGRSHAVRLAQEGANIIGIDICADIPANHYPMASRDELAETVELVEREGAKIVASVADVRDFHQVKAAVDASVAHFGRLDIVCANAGIAPVAFRQLTIEEELEQWRAATGVILDGTYHTASAVIPHLVAGQRGGSIVFTSSTAGLKGFGGLQGGGLGYAAAKHGIVGLMRTLANALAPLNIRVNTVHPTAVRTIMAVNPAMTEFLEHYPEGGVHLQNPMPIDMIEPEDVSAAIAFLASDEAKYITGVTFPVDAGFCNKL; encoded by the coding sequence ATGCCAGGACGACTCGAGGGACGCGTTGCATTCATCACTGGGGTGGCCCGCGGCCAGGGCCGCAGTCACGCGGTGCGTTTGGCCCAGGAGGGTGCCAACATCATCGGTATCGACATCTGTGCCGACATCCCGGCCAACCACTATCCGATGGCATCCCGCGACGAGCTTGCCGAAACCGTCGAATTAGTCGAGCGCGAAGGCGCCAAGATCGTCGCGAGCGTGGCCGATGTTCGCGATTTCCACCAGGTCAAGGCCGCAGTGGACGCCAGCGTAGCGCACTTCGGTCGGCTCGACATCGTGTGCGCGAATGCCGGCATTGCGCCAGTCGCCTTCCGCCAACTGACTATCGAGGAGGAACTCGAACAGTGGCGCGCCGCGACCGGGGTAATCCTGGACGGCACCTACCACACCGCTTCGGCGGTGATACCGCATCTCGTCGCAGGCCAACGGGGTGGATCGATCGTGTTCACCAGCTCGACCGCGGGATTGAAGGGCTTCGGCGGCCTGCAGGGCGGCGGACTCGGATACGCTGCGGCGAAGCACGGAATCGTCGGACTGATGCGCACCCTGGCAAATGCGTTGGCGCCCCTCAACATTCGGGTCAACACCGTGCACCCCACCGCAGTGCGAACCATAATGGCGGTCAATCCGGCGATGACCGAATTCCTGGAGCACTACCCAGAAGGTGGTGTGCACCTACAGAATCCAATGCCCATCGACATGATAGAACCCGAGGACGTCAGTGCAGCCATCGCCTTTCTGGCCTCCGATGAGGCGAAGTACATCACCGGCGTCACCTTCCCCGTCGACGCCGGCTTCTGCAACAAGCTTTGA
- a CDS encoding TetR/AcrR family transcriptional regulator — translation MSTSMSTPVGVPARQRLVLTAERLFAQHGLDGVALRLIGTTAGMANKSAVQYHFGSKEGLVEAILANRLEYLTRRRQLLGARASADDLRSVVEAHQLPLIELAEDETCYYLPFLEQLLRYDYRTSPLSTLPAAHRESHQAYIDHVGALIDHVPQPLRDDRIQRVSAMCVHACADRHRARMFGTPVSTYAVHVSALLDGMVAFLTAVPSAETLAALKGSAPDRPAPRALP, via the coding sequence ATGTCCACGTCGATGTCCACGCCGGTAGGTGTGCCGGCCCGGCAGCGGTTGGTGCTCACTGCGGAGCGGCTCTTTGCCCAGCACGGTCTCGACGGTGTTGCGCTCCGACTGATCGGCACTACGGCAGGAATGGCGAACAAGTCCGCGGTGCAGTACCACTTCGGATCGAAAGAGGGACTTGTCGAGGCGATTCTGGCGAACCGACTCGAATACCTCACCCGCCGACGACAACTGCTCGGTGCGCGTGCGTCCGCCGACGACCTGCGAAGCGTGGTGGAGGCCCATCAGCTGCCACTCATCGAACTAGCGGAAGACGAAACCTGCTACTACTTGCCCTTCCTCGAACAACTGTTGCGCTACGACTACCGAACCAGCCCGCTATCCACCCTGCCGGCTGCCCACCGCGAATCGCATCAGGCCTACATCGACCACGTCGGCGCCCTCATCGACCATGTGCCGCAGCCGCTCCGCGACGACCGCATTCAACGCGTGTCGGCGATGTGCGTGCACGCCTGCGCCGACCGGCACCGCGCGCGCATGTTCGGGACACCGGTGTCGACCTACGCGGTCCACGTCAGCGCACTCCTCGATGGGATGGTTGCGTTTCTGACCGCGGTCCCCTCGGCCGAGACGCTGGCCGCGCTCAAAGGATCCGCGCCGGACCGCCCGGCACCACGGGCACTGCCCTGA
- a CDS encoding carboxymuconolactone decarboxylase family protein, with amino-acid sequence MSEWTDREDRQRVAFAEYEHIMCAPGPAPVSAYIDGGVIGFVFAEMWRRGVLTPRDRRWITLACVGMADAPVPMETHCYAALKSNEVTKEEIDEFLLFFATQAGWPKGSSMLTHIMAAFAKVAEEDGETLTFANFVPWADPAADDVRRARGEAVYEAVHGAAPAPPGTSFQAVGDLDYLYGEIWSRDEYLTRRDRRLVAISCSAALGIDAEMTEQLESALRSGDLTFDELQEVVMHIAVYLGWIVARRLDHLLVAAAKNTDTGS; translated from the coding sequence GTGAGCGAATGGACCGATCGCGAGGACCGTCAAAGGGTCGCCTTCGCGGAGTACGAGCACATCATGTGTGCGCCGGGCCCCGCCCCGGTCAGCGCCTACATTGACGGCGGAGTGATCGGCTTCGTCTTCGCCGAGATGTGGCGCCGCGGCGTGCTCACGCCGCGCGATCGGCGCTGGATCACCCTTGCGTGCGTCGGCATGGCCGATGCCCCCGTGCCCATGGAGACCCACTGCTACGCCGCCCTCAAGAGCAACGAGGTGACGAAGGAGGAGATCGACGAGTTCCTGCTCTTTTTTGCCACTCAGGCGGGTTGGCCCAAGGGTTCGTCGATGCTCACCCACATCATGGCTGCCTTCGCCAAGGTCGCCGAAGAGGACGGCGAGACGCTGACCTTCGCGAACTTCGTCCCGTGGGCCGATCCCGCTGCCGACGACGTCCGCAGGGCCCGGGGTGAGGCGGTGTACGAGGCCGTGCACGGAGCGGCGCCTGCACCGCCAGGTACCTCCTTTCAGGCCGTCGGTGACCTCGACTATCTCTACGGCGAGATCTGGAGCCGCGATGAGTACCTCACCCGGCGCGACCGGCGACTAGTCGCGATCTCCTGCAGCGCAGCCCTCGGGATCGACGCGGAAATGACCGAGCAGCTCGAGTCCGCCTTGCGCAGCGGCGATCTCACGTTCGACGAGTTGCAAGAGGTTGTCATGCACATCGCCGTATATCTCGGATGGATCGTGGCGCGACGCCTCGATCACCTCCTGGTGGCAGCGGCGAAGAACACCGACACAGGCAGCTGA
- a CDS encoding GGDEF domain-containing protein: MRIAATYSRDGYFVVCVEEAAGRRGEQHFQTVLNFLDEGVVVFGVDGCVHTANRAAAQIWGSQFGADPGGFGNGKGLLALYDATGRLLERAEHPVLHTVDTGQPVIGRVVGFDRTVDERVWLWMNCRRLESGHSGGNEVLLSFIDITAEQTATARLVHRASHDPLTLLPNRARVLDRIGQALAHLGPLLAAVLFIDLDNLKDINDSRGHEAGDAVLQTVASRLRATARGHDVVARLGGDEFVYLVMGPTTTGDIDNIARRILHALCDPIQFGAISLTAGASIGVTLVIDGDTRNASQIVHDADLAMYEAKRRGRNQIHYFA, translated from the coding sequence ATGCGGATCGCGGCGACCTATTCAAGGGATGGCTATTTCGTGGTGTGTGTCGAAGAGGCCGCGGGGCGGCGCGGCGAGCAGCACTTCCAAACTGTGTTGAACTTCCTCGACGAAGGCGTCGTGGTGTTCGGCGTCGACGGTTGCGTGCATACCGCGAACCGCGCGGCCGCCCAGATTTGGGGTTCACAGTTCGGCGCGGATCCCGGCGGGTTCGGTAACGGTAAGGGGCTCTTGGCGCTCTACGACGCCACGGGTCGCCTCTTGGAGCGCGCTGAGCATCCGGTGCTTCATACGGTCGATACTGGCCAGCCGGTGATCGGCCGCGTCGTCGGGTTCGACCGCACGGTCGACGAGCGGGTGTGGCTGTGGATGAATTGCCGGCGGCTCGAGTCGGGGCACTCTGGCGGCAACGAGGTCTTACTGTCCTTCATCGATATCACCGCAGAGCAAACCGCCACCGCGCGGCTGGTGCATCGCGCCAGCCATGACCCGCTCACGTTGTTGCCCAACCGCGCACGGGTGCTGGACCGCATCGGACAGGCATTGGCGCATCTTGGTCCACTACTGGCCGCGGTTCTGTTCATCGACCTCGATAATCTCAAGGACATCAACGATTCTCGTGGCCATGAGGCAGGCGATGCGGTGCTACAGACCGTGGCAAGCCGACTACGCGCCACGGCGCGCGGCCATGACGTCGTCGCCAGGCTCGGTGGTGACGAGTTTGTCTACCTGGTGATGGGCCCAACCACAACCGGAGACATTGACAACATCGCCCGCCGGATACTGCACGCGTTGTGTGATCCGATTCAATTCGGGGCGATTTCCCTGACCGCAGGCGCCAGCATCGGAGTCACGTTGGTGATCGACGGAGACACCCGGAACGCTTCGCAGATCGTGCACGACGCCGACCTCGCGATGTATGAGGCGAAACGCCGCGGCCGCAACCAAATTCATTACTTCGCCTAG